One genomic segment of Microbacterium sp. ProA8 includes these proteins:
- a CDS encoding beta-galactosidase family protein, with protein sequence MTAAARRSFAIGETDFLLDGEPFRVLSGALHYFRVHPGQWADRIRKARLMGLNTIETYVAWNAHEPRRGEWDATGWNDLGAFLDLVAAEGMHAIVRPGPYICAEWHNGGLPVWLTGLEGVGLRRSEPLYLAEVTAYLERVYEIVVPRQIDRGGPVVLVQIENEYGAYGDDTAYLEHLVRVTKDAGITVPLTTIDQPTDQMLSDGSVEGVHLTGSFGSRAAERLATLRRHQPTGPLMCAEFWDGWFDWWGNAHHTTPPSASAAELDALLSAGASVNFYMFHGGTNYGLTNGANDKGRYLPIVTSYDYDAPLDERGDPTDKYFAFRDVIAKYATVPDEVPAVTGSAPAFEVALQPAAAPVLGTASHHGTPPTFEELGHLSALVSYEAELPDGRGGVLRFGEVRDHAWVSVDGVPLGTLSRTRHEDALLVPDARRVRVLVEEQGRVNYDVRLGEPKGLIGPVTLDGNPLTDWTATPIDVAALGAAAAASATTGAAGPVADAPPTAAEPLVGPFLRRGVFTLESPADLFLDTAGWGKGYALVNGFLLGRYWSSGPQRTLYVPAAAVHAGENSLVVIELDRVTETVARFIAEPDLGPREE encoded by the coding sequence ATGACGGCGGCGGCCCGCCGCTCGTTCGCGATCGGCGAGACCGACTTCCTCCTGGACGGCGAGCCCTTCCGGGTGCTCTCGGGTGCGCTGCACTACTTCCGGGTGCACCCCGGGCAGTGGGCCGACCGCATCCGCAAGGCCCGGCTGATGGGCCTCAACACCATCGAGACGTACGTCGCGTGGAACGCGCATGAGCCGCGCCGCGGCGAGTGGGATGCCACGGGCTGGAACGACCTGGGCGCCTTCCTCGACCTGGTGGCAGCCGAGGGGATGCACGCCATCGTCCGCCCGGGACCCTATATATGCGCCGAATGGCATAACGGCGGTCTGCCGGTGTGGCTGACCGGACTCGAGGGTGTCGGACTCCGCCGTTCGGAGCCGCTCTACCTCGCCGAGGTCACCGCGTACCTGGAGCGCGTGTACGAGATCGTGGTCCCGCGCCAGATCGACCGCGGCGGACCCGTCGTGCTCGTGCAGATCGAGAACGAGTACGGCGCCTACGGCGACGACACCGCCTACCTCGAGCATCTCGTGCGCGTGACGAAGGATGCCGGCATCACCGTCCCGCTCACGACCATCGACCAGCCGACCGACCAGATGCTGAGCGACGGCAGCGTCGAGGGCGTCCATCTCACCGGTTCCTTCGGTTCGCGCGCCGCGGAGCGTCTGGCCACGCTGCGCCGTCACCAGCCCACCGGACCGCTGATGTGCGCCGAGTTCTGGGACGGCTGGTTCGACTGGTGGGGCAACGCCCATCACACGACGCCGCCGTCGGCCTCGGCCGCCGAGCTCGACGCACTGCTCTCGGCCGGGGCATCCGTGAACTTCTACATGTTCCACGGCGGCACCAACTACGGCCTCACCAACGGCGCGAACGACAAGGGTCGGTATCTGCCGATCGTGACGTCCTACGACTACGACGCGCCGCTCGACGAGCGCGGCGACCCGACCGACAAGTACTTCGCCTTCCGCGACGTCATCGCCAAGTACGCGACGGTGCCCGACGAGGTGCCGGCGGTCACCGGCTCCGCACCGGCCTTCGAGGTCGCGCTCCAGCCGGCCGCGGCGCCGGTCCTGGGGACCGCGTCCCACCATGGGACGCCGCCGACATTCGAGGAGCTGGGTCACCTCAGCGCACTCGTCTCGTATGAGGCCGAGCTGCCCGACGGTCGTGGCGGCGTGCTGCGCTTCGGCGAGGTGCGAGACCACGCCTGGGTGTCGGTCGACGGCGTGCCGCTGGGCACGCTGTCGCGCACGCGCCACGAGGATGCGCTCCTCGTGCCAGACGCTCGTCGGGTGCGCGTGCTCGTCGAGGAGCAGGGGCGCGTGAACTACGACGTCCGGTTGGGGGAGCCCAAGGGCCTCATCGGACCTGTGACGCTCGACGGTAACCCGCTCACCGACTGGACCGCGACGCCGATCGACGTCGCCGCGCTGGGTGCCGCGGCTGCGGCTTCTGCGACAACGGGGGCCGCCGGCCCGGTCGCGGACGCGCCGCCCACCGCGGCCGAGCCGCTCGTCGGCCCGTTCCTGCGGCGCGGGGTGTTCACGCTCGAATCGCCCGCCGACCTGTTCCTCGACACGGCCGGGTGGGGCAAGGGCTATGCGCTCGTCAACGGCTTCCTCCTCGGCCGGTACTGGAGCAGCGGGCCGCAGCGGACGCTGTACGTGCCGGCAGCCGCCGTGCATGCGGGGGAGAACTCGCTCGTCGTGATCGAGCTGGACCGCGTCACCGAAACGGTGGCCCGGTTCATCGCCGAGCCTGACCTCGGCCCCCGCGAGGAGTAG
- a CDS encoding VOC family protein, with translation MADPSHLEAHTGTGAGAGAAPRRGILHHVELQSLDPTSTTPAFDWLLGELGYESFQEWPGGRSWRLGATYVVLAAAPRAAAHDRRGAGLSHLAFHAGTRGDVDRLWDAAPEHGWRWLYADRHPYAGGGDHYAAFLENAERFKVELVAE, from the coding sequence GTGGCCGATCCCTCGCATCTCGAAGCGCACACCGGCACCGGCGCGGGAGCAGGCGCCGCGCCACGGCGCGGCATCCTTCATCATGTCGAACTGCAATCGCTCGACCCCACGTCGACGACGCCAGCGTTCGACTGGCTGCTCGGCGAGCTCGGCTACGAATCGTTCCAGGAGTGGCCGGGCGGGCGCAGCTGGCGGCTCGGTGCCACCTACGTCGTGCTCGCCGCAGCCCCTCGTGCCGCCGCGCACGATCGACGCGGGGCCGGGCTCAGCCACCTCGCGTTCCACGCGGGCACGCGCGGCGACGTCGATCGGCTCTGGGATGCCGCGCCCGAGCACGGCTGGCGGTGGCTCTACGCCGACCGCCATCCCTACGCGGGCGGCGGCGACCACTATGCGGCGTTCCTCGAGAACGCCGAGCGCTTCAAGGTGGAGCTCGTCGCGGAGTGA
- a CDS encoding GrpB family protein yields the protein MAVTVVPYSEEWPQQFARAAADLRLALADVPVLSIEHVGSTSVTGLSAKPVIDIDIVVRREETPAAIAALIAVGYTHRGDLGVTDREAMAAPDDDPQRNVYICVEDTLHLRNHLAVRAILREREDLRDRYGAIKTEIARDPAMDIERYLALKSPVLQEVLALSDLTDAEKRAILALNTGT from the coding sequence ATGGCTGTCACCGTCGTTCCCTACTCCGAGGAGTGGCCGCAGCAGTTCGCCCGTGCGGCCGCAGATCTGCGGCTGGCGCTGGCGGACGTGCCCGTGCTCTCGATCGAGCATGTCGGCTCCACGTCGGTCACGGGGCTATCTGCCAAACCGGTCATCGACATCGACATCGTGGTGCGGCGTGAAGAGACCCCGGCGGCGATCGCGGCACTGATTGCCGTCGGGTACACGCATCGGGGCGACCTCGGCGTCACCGACCGGGAGGCGATGGCCGCGCCCGACGACGATCCGCAACGCAACGTCTACATCTGCGTCGAGGACACGCTGCACCTGCGCAACCACCTCGCGGTACGCGCGATCCTGCGCGAGCGTGAAGACCTTCGCGACCGCTACGGCGCGATCAAGACCGAAATCGCCCGCGACCCGGCCATGGACATCGAGCGATATCTCGCCCTCAAGTCGCCCGTGCTTCAGGAGGTCCTCGCCCTGTCCGACCTCACCGACGCCGAGAAGCGGGCGATCCTCGCCCTCAACACGGGCACCTGA
- a CDS encoding acyltransferase: MPAIAAHEYSPWDFWREASADERDAQLAIQHALVEGRADHSLGEQCFISELASIDNDALRLGDRTYVAAGAYLTGDLTAGADCSINPYTVIRGRVTMGDGVRIGAHTSILGFNHSMESGTPVFRQPLTSKGIEIGDDVWIGSHVVILDGVRVGSHAVLAASAVVTKDVPAGAVVGGNPARFIRWRVEPDDTGVAPDAAADAAARGVDDGAGAGAGAGAGAGVPADADGAADDDAPVSETGAAFASAAALRAIVSQAAAREGDAVSADAPPDPAPGSVPDSASAVIAGLAIPSDGSARFVSLVPRSLNDRDATAPGSEPSPSGGPTYATALAGAPASTADDTVGLAERVTELAARARAEASALLQRAWNDDLGLFADRPGAAPTIRAQADAIEIADLLLHTAPPQAPADAQVRRLQDWQDAATGAVAPLDADGHQQAGLGFSHGDVAYHVLSVGYGLDLLGSAFPAPLTWVTAATPERVVAFCESLPWASDAWNAGHHIDGFGTAILWTRRTGHPVPAGVEEALFGWLTLNADPHTGMWGAATADGGLLPVVNGFYRASRGTFAQFGMPLPYPERVIDTVLRHARDPRWFAPGTRNACNVLDVAHPLWLTRGTGYRGDEVRALAARLLSDALSTWVPHAGFSFREPTPAARGLAETEPGLQGTEMWLAILWYLADLAGVSDALAYRPRGVHRPEPAAALR, encoded by the coding sequence ATGCCAGCGATCGCCGCCCACGAGTACTCGCCCTGGGATTTCTGGCGCGAAGCCTCGGCCGACGAGCGCGACGCGCAGCTCGCGATCCAGCACGCATTGGTCGAGGGTCGCGCCGATCACTCGCTCGGAGAGCAGTGCTTCATCTCGGAGCTCGCCTCGATCGACAACGACGCCCTGCGCCTCGGCGACCGCACCTACGTGGCCGCCGGCGCCTACCTCACGGGTGATCTCACCGCGGGCGCCGACTGCAGCATCAACCCCTACACCGTCATCCGCGGACGCGTCACCATGGGCGACGGCGTGCGCATCGGCGCGCACACCTCGATCCTCGGCTTCAACCACTCGATGGAATCCGGCACACCGGTCTTCCGGCAGCCGCTCACCTCGAAGGGCATCGAGATCGGCGACGACGTGTGGATCGGCTCCCACGTCGTGATCCTCGACGGCGTCCGCGTCGGCTCCCACGCGGTGCTCGCGGCGAGCGCCGTGGTCACCAAGGACGTCCCCGCCGGCGCTGTCGTCGGCGGCAACCCCGCGCGGTTCATCCGCTGGCGCGTCGAGCCCGACGACACCGGGGTCGCGCCGGACGCGGCCGCCGATGCCGCCGCACGCGGCGTGGACGACGGCGCGGGTGCGGGAGCGGGTGCGGGAGCGGGTGCGGGTGTCCCGGCGGACGCGGATGGTGCGGCCGACGACGACGCCCCCGTCAGCGAGACCGGCGCGGCCTTCGCCTCGGCGGCGGCGCTGCGAGCGATCGTGTCGCAGGCCGCGGCCCGCGAGGGTGATGCCGTGAGCGCCGACGCACCACCGGACCCGGCCCCTGGCTCGGTCCCTGACTCGGCCTCTGCTGTGATTGCCGGCCTGGCGATTCCGTCCGACGGCTCGGCGCGTTTCGTCTCGCTCGTTCCTCGCTCGCTCAACGACCGGGATGCAACAGCCCCCGGCTCCGAGCCGTCGCCGTCCGGAGGGCCGACGTACGCCACGGCACTTGCCGGCGCACCGGCGTCGACCGCAGACGACACCGTCGGCCTTGCGGAGCGGGTCACTGAGCTCGCCGCACGCGCTCGGGCGGAGGCATCCGCTCTCCTTCAGCGCGCGTGGAACGACGACCTCGGGCTCTTCGCCGACCGTCCCGGCGCGGCGCCGACGATCCGTGCGCAGGCCGATGCGATCGAGATCGCCGACCTGCTGCTTCACACGGCGCCCCCGCAGGCTCCGGCGGACGCGCAGGTCCGGCGGCTGCAGGACTGGCAGGATGCCGCCACCGGCGCGGTCGCGCCCCTCGATGCGGACGGACACCAGCAGGCGGGCCTCGGCTTCTCGCACGGCGACGTGGCGTACCACGTGCTGAGCGTCGGGTACGGACTGGATCTGCTGGGTTCGGCGTTTCCGGCTCCGCTCACGTGGGTGACCGCGGCCACGCCCGAGCGCGTGGTCGCGTTCTGCGAGAGTCTGCCGTGGGCATCCGACGCGTGGAACGCCGGGCACCACATCGACGGCTTCGGCACGGCGATTCTGTGGACGCGGCGGACGGGGCATCCGGTTCCCGCAGGTGTGGAGGAGGCGCTGTTCGGCTGGCTGACCCTCAACGCCGACCCGCACACCGGCATGTGGGGCGCGGCGACCGCCGACGGCGGGCTGCTGCCCGTCGTGAACGGCTTCTACCGCGCCTCGCGCGGCACCTTCGCACAGTTCGGGATGCCGCTCCCCTACCCCGAACGCGTGATCGACACCGTGCTGCGGCACGCGCGCGATCCCCGCTGGTTCGCGCCCGGCACGCGCAACGCGTGCAACGTGCTCGACGTCGCGCACCCGCTGTGGCTCACGCGCGGAACCGGCTATCGCGGCGACGAGGTGCGGGCCCTCGCCGCACGCCTGCTGTCGGACGCGCTGTCGACATGGGTGCCGCACGCCGGTTTCTCGTTCCGCGAGCCGACGCCGGCTGCCCGCGGGCTCGCCGAGACCGAGCCCGGACTGCAGGGCACCGAGATGTGGCTCGCGATCCTCTGGTACCTCGCCGACCTCGCGGGGGTATCCGACGCCCTCGCGTACCGGCCGCGGGGCGTGCACCGCCCCGAGCCCGCAGCGGCGCTGCGGTAG
- a CDS encoding DUF1349 domain-containing protein, translated as MLTDDRSVFRMPAGLPDLEWAVGSGTAALQPDGRLELSAAPGTDWTNDALGGPQQHAAALLGFEAPDRFALSARAGVATTPRTTFDAAALAVWGDRDHWAKLCFEYSPQGEAMVVSVVTDVWSDDCNSVVVADPFVHLRVSRVGDQVWAFHSSTDGRRWDFVRLFRLDWDGPVQVGFLAQAPLGDACVATFGEIVFSPDPPADLRDGS; from the coding sequence GTGCTGACCGACGACCGCTCCGTGTTCCGCATGCCGGCAGGGCTGCCCGATCTCGAGTGGGCGGTGGGCAGCGGAACGGCGGCGCTGCAGCCCGACGGGCGGCTGGAGCTGTCGGCCGCTCCAGGCACCGACTGGACCAACGACGCCCTCGGCGGCCCGCAGCAGCACGCCGCGGCGCTGCTGGGGTTCGAGGCGCCCGACCGCTTCGCGCTGTCGGCGCGCGCCGGCGTCGCCACGACGCCGCGCACGACCTTCGATGCCGCAGCGCTCGCCGTCTGGGGCGATCGCGACCACTGGGCGAAGCTCTGCTTCGAGTACTCGCCGCAGGGCGAGGCCATGGTGGTCTCTGTCGTGACCGACGTGTGGTCCGACGACTGCAACTCCGTGGTCGTCGCCGATCCCTTCGTGCACCTGCGCGTGTCGCGGGTGGGCGATCAGGTCTGGGCGTTCCACTCCTCGACGGACGGACGGCGCTGGGACTTCGTGCGGCTGTTCCGGCTCGACTGGGACGGCCCGGTGCAGGTCGGCTTCCTCGCGCAGGCGCCTCTCGGCGACGCGTGCGTCGCCACGTTCGGCGAGATCGTCTTCTCGCCCGACCCGCCGGCAGACCTGCGCGACGGCAGCTGA
- the dcd gene encoding dCTP deaminase — protein sequence MLLSDRDIRLEIDAGRIGLDPWEPGMVQPSSVDVRLDRSFRLFDNHKYPFIDPAEDQPELTRLISVDPGEPFILHPGEFALGSTFERISLPDDIAARLEGKSSLGRLGLLTHSTAGFIDPGFTGHVTLELSNVATLPIKLWPGMKIGQVCYFRLTSPAENPYGSGTYGNRYQGQRGPTASRSFQNFHRTDVGDTVPVPTADV from the coding sequence GTGCTGCTCAGTGACCGCGACATCCGGCTCGAGATCGACGCGGGGCGCATCGGGCTCGACCCGTGGGAACCCGGAATGGTGCAGCCGTCGAGCGTGGACGTGCGCCTCGACCGCTCGTTCCGGCTCTTCGACAACCACAAGTACCCGTTCATCGATCCCGCCGAGGATCAGCCCGAGCTCACGCGCCTCATCTCCGTCGATCCCGGCGAGCCGTTCATCCTGCACCCCGGCGAGTTCGCGCTGGGCTCGACCTTCGAGCGCATCTCGCTGCCCGACGACATCGCCGCCCGGCTCGAAGGCAAGTCGTCGCTCGGACGGCTGGGCTTGCTGACGCACTCCACCGCGGGGTTCATCGACCCCGGCTTCACCGGCCACGTCACGCTCGAGCTCTCGAACGTCGCGACCCTCCCGATCAAGCTGTGGCCGGGCATGAAGATCGGGCAGGTCTGCTACTTCCGCCTCACCTCGCCCGCCGAGAACCCCTACGGCTCGGGCACGTACGGCAACCGGTATCAGGGACAGCGGGGGCCCACGGCATCCCGTTCGTTCCAGAACTTCCACCGCACCGACGTGGGAGACACCGTCCCCGTCCCCACGGCCGACGTGTAG
- a CDS encoding class I SAM-dependent methyltransferase: MVDGMHFEGLADEYATARPPYPPELWRRLHDLGLLRPGTTALDLGAGSGQATGPLLSAGLRVTAIEPGRRLARLLRESYPTATVQVARAEDVELPASSFDLVVAATAIHWMDLPIVLPRVRAALTDDGRLAVWRNVFGDSEAPPTPFRARVAEIVRARRAPPRPGPPAEDFAATTGALTESGLFAVVDASTYRWSLDLDADGVGRLFRTFSDWSAAEVAQAVDAVGELGGTVTEHYSSWLLVLAPTPDESGS; the protein is encoded by the coding sequence GTGGTGGACGGCATGCACTTCGAGGGGCTCGCCGACGAGTACGCGACCGCGCGCCCGCCCTACCCGCCGGAGCTGTGGCGCCGCCTGCACGACCTCGGGCTGCTGCGCCCGGGGACGACGGCACTCGATCTGGGTGCCGGCAGCGGGCAGGCGACCGGACCGCTCCTGTCCGCCGGGCTGCGTGTGACAGCGATCGAGCCCGGCCGCCGACTGGCCCGCCTTCTTCGCGAGTCCTATCCGACCGCGACGGTGCAGGTCGCTCGCGCCGAAGACGTCGAGCTGCCCGCGTCGAGCTTCGACCTCGTCGTCGCCGCGACGGCGATCCATTGGATGGACCTGCCGATCGTGCTTCCCCGTGTGCGCGCGGCTCTCACGGACGACGGGCGCCTGGCCGTGTGGCGCAACGTCTTCGGCGACTCCGAGGCGCCACCGACGCCGTTCCGCGCGCGCGTCGCCGAGATCGTCCGAGCGCGCCGTGCGCCGCCGCGGCCCGGTCCGCCCGCCGAAGACTTCGCCGCGACGACCGGTGCGCTGACGGAATCCGGTCTGTTCGCGGTGGTGGATGCCTCGACCTACCGCTGGAGTCTCGACCTCGACGCCGACGGGGTCGGCCGCCTCTTCCGCACGTTCAGCGACTGGTCCGCTGCCGAGGTGGCGCAGGCCGTGGACGCCGTGGGGGAGCTCGGCGGCACCGTCACCGAGCATTACTCCTCGTGGCTGCTCGTGCTCGCCCCGACGCCTGACGAGAGCGGGTCCTGA
- a CDS encoding nucleotide disphospho-sugar-binding domain-containing protein — protein sequence MATVLFCPVTFNLAETTRMIQVARAMDPAHHIVFMGYEDDYVGLIRDAGFEYRACEPVLTSREREQLIAFDQGKTLKTPLTQAFVGARVDVERRLIRELDATAVVTGSNLTSYISARAEHVPLFYPVPFALTEPQVRQARHLFLVGGRGRLSRFADRLATAAFRWIYTKAPLAPRAFGKVATANGVPPLRTVASLITADRNLLTEMPWELEGFTLPDGFERVGPIFAHIDAPMPEIVEQLAAAPEPLVYLGLGSSANRKLAVAAARALGELPVNVVAPIAHYLEPDDVLPPNVHVTDLLPAHRLGGLVDAAVLHGGQGTVQTACATGIPFVGMGLQPEQTWHVRMCEKRGHAIAVTPRRVGSPEFLDAVRRVLSDPGIRGVAQDVRRAYADADGAAASARIIEASL from the coding sequence ATGGCCACCGTGCTGTTCTGTCCGGTGACGTTCAACCTGGCCGAGACGACGCGGATGATCCAGGTCGCACGCGCGATGGATCCCGCACACCACATCGTCTTCATGGGCTACGAGGATGATTACGTCGGGCTCATCCGTGATGCGGGGTTCGAGTACCGGGCGTGCGAGCCGGTGCTCACGTCGCGCGAGCGGGAGCAGCTGATCGCGTTCGACCAGGGCAAGACGCTGAAGACCCCGCTGACGCAGGCGTTCGTCGGCGCGCGGGTGGACGTCGAGCGGCGCCTCATCCGCGAGCTCGACGCCACCGCCGTGGTGACGGGATCGAACCTCACGTCGTACATCTCGGCCCGCGCAGAGCACGTGCCGCTCTTCTATCCGGTGCCGTTCGCCTTGACCGAGCCGCAGGTGCGGCAGGCGCGCCACCTGTTCCTCGTCGGCGGGCGCGGCCGGCTGTCCCGGTTCGCGGATCGGCTGGCCACGGCGGCCTTCCGGTGGATCTACACGAAGGCACCGCTCGCGCCGCGGGCCTTCGGGAAGGTCGCCACCGCCAACGGCGTGCCGCCGCTGCGGACGGTGGCGTCCCTCATCACCGCCGACCGCAATCTCCTCACCGAGATGCCCTGGGAGCTCGAGGGCTTCACCCTTCCCGACGGGTTCGAGCGGGTCGGCCCGATCTTCGCCCACATCGACGCCCCGATGCCCGAGATCGTCGAGCAGCTCGCGGCGGCCCCCGAACCGCTGGTCTATCTGGGACTCGGCTCGTCGGCGAACCGCAAGCTGGCCGTGGCGGCCGCCCGCGCGCTCGGCGAACTGCCGGTGAACGTCGTCGCCCCGATCGCGCATTACCTCGAGCCCGACGACGTCCTCCCGCCGAACGTCCACGTCACCGACCTGCTTCCGGCACACCGGCTGGGCGGACTGGTCGACGCCGCCGTGCTGCACGGCGGGCAGGGAACCGTCCAGACGGCGTGCGCCACCGGCATCCCGTTCGTCGGAATGGGGCTGCAGCCCGAGCAGACCTGGCACGTGCGCATGTGCGAGAAGCGCGGACACGCCATCGCCGTGACGCCTCGGCGCGTCGGGTCGCCGGAGTTCCTCGACGCCGTGCGCCGCGTGCTGTCCGACCCCGGCATCCGCGGGGTCGCGCAGGACGTCCGGCGCGCCTACGCCGACGCGGACGGAGCCGCCGCCAGCGCGCGGATCATCGAGGCGTCGCTCTGA
- a CDS encoding PfkB family carbohydrate kinase: protein MPPASLLSSTAATRVAVYGPASWNHLILLDRLPDPVPHMQFVIGDHHTLGGTSAGKALHLADQGIEVALHGLIGHDEDGRRVATALASGNVRLQAYASERTERHANLMTRAGERVSLYLSTPSSPAAADVDRMEPALAQAEVAVVDLSEVGAALVERRLAGAPGAPIWTDLHDYDGTSSFHEPFMRAADVVFMNDDATDDPWALMQSCLDRGPRIAVCTLGAQGAIALAATGERAEVPAVPVDVVDTNGAGDAFFAGFLAASLAGQDLTGCLAAGARQATVALASEHLHPAVARSVTASRPGSGVESTQG from the coding sequence ATGCCTCCCGCCTCCCTCCTGTCTTCGACGGCTGCCACGCGGGTCGCCGTCTACGGGCCGGCCTCGTGGAATCATCTGATCTTGCTCGACCGTCTTCCGGATCCGGTGCCGCACATGCAGTTCGTGATCGGCGACCACCACACTCTCGGCGGCACCTCTGCGGGGAAGGCGCTGCATCTCGCTGACCAGGGCATCGAGGTGGCGCTGCACGGGTTGATCGGCCACGACGAGGACGGTCGAAGAGTCGCGACCGCGCTGGCATCGGGGAATGTACGACTGCAGGCATATGCTTCGGAGCGCACCGAAAGGCACGCGAACCTGATGACGCGAGCGGGGGAGCGCGTGAGCCTCTATCTCTCCACTCCCTCGTCGCCGGCTGCTGCTGACGTGGACCGCATGGAGCCTGCCCTCGCTCAGGCCGAGGTCGCCGTGGTCGATCTCAGCGAGGTCGGTGCCGCTCTCGTCGAACGCCGGCTGGCCGGTGCTCCCGGCGCACCGATCTGGACGGACCTGCACGACTATGACGGCACGTCGAGCTTCCACGAGCCGTTCATGCGCGCCGCCGATGTCGTCTTCATGAACGACGACGCCACCGACGACCCCTGGGCGCTGATGCAGAGCTGTCTCGACCGCGGCCCGCGCATCGCGGTGTGCACGCTCGGCGCGCAGGGCGCGATCGCCCTCGCGGCGACGGGGGAGCGGGCCGAGGTGCCCGCCGTGCCGGTCGACGTCGTCGACACCAACGGGGCAGGCGACGCGTTCTTCGCGGGGTTCCTCGCCGCCTCGCTCGCCGGCCAGGACCTGACGGGATGCCTCGCCGCCGGTGCCCGCCAGGCCACGGTCGCGCTCGCCTCCGAGCACCTCCACCCCGCCGTCGCCCGTTCGGTCACGGCTTCGAGGCCCGGGAGCGGAGTCGAGAGCACTCAGGGGTGA
- a CDS encoding bifunctional 4-hydroxy-2-oxoglutarate aldolase/2-dehydro-3-deoxy-phosphogluconate aldolase codes for MNSHTTQADGATGGDWFETAFAGAPLMAILRGMGVERSVRLSETAWDLGIDSVEVPLQTDEDERSLRAVVAAAAARGKSVGAGTIITPAQVTQAADAGAAYLVSPGLDPVVVRAAQDAGIPILPGVATPSEVQLAVSLGLTWLKAFPATWLGSGWFTHIRGPFPQVRFVATGGLDASNVEEFLDAGVRVAAVGSALEDASQLERLAEVLRTRAAAR; via the coding sequence ATGAACTCACACACCACCCAGGCGGATGGCGCGACCGGCGGCGACTGGTTCGAGACGGCGTTCGCCGGGGCGCCGCTCATGGCGATCCTGCGCGGCATGGGCGTCGAGCGCTCGGTGCGCCTGTCTGAGACCGCGTGGGATCTCGGCATCGATTCCGTCGAGGTGCCCCTGCAGACCGACGAGGACGAGCGGTCGCTTCGCGCGGTCGTCGCAGCGGCTGCCGCCCGCGGGAAGAGCGTCGGAGCAGGCACGATCATCACGCCCGCGCAGGTGACACAGGCGGCCGACGCCGGCGCGGCCTATCTCGTCTCGCCGGGTCTCGACCCGGTCGTGGTGCGGGCGGCGCAGGATGCCGGCATCCCGATCCTTCCCGGCGTCGCGACGCCCAGCGAGGTGCAGCTGGCGGTCTCGCTCGGGCTCACGTGGCTCAAGGCGTTCCCGGCGACGTGGCTCGGCAGCGGCTGGTTCACGCACATCCGTGGGCCGTTCCCCCAGGTGCGCTTCGTCGCCACCGGGGGGCTGGACGCCTCGAACGTGGAGGAGTTCCTCGACGCCGGAGTTCGTGTCGCGGCGGTCGGTTCCGCCCTCGAAGACGCCTCGCAGCTCGAGCGTCTCGCCGAAGTGCTCCGCACCCGCGCGGCCGCCCGATGA
- a CDS encoding sugar kinase produces MPLTLLAIGETMAMVTPVVAAPVAEADAFLLDAGGAESNVAAHVAAFGHRAVWFSRLGDDALGRRIARQLTSRGVDVSRVVFDGAHPTGLYVKDPGNGVLYYRRGSAAAHLDDADADAVSFDGIDLLHVSGITAAISASASSFLSRVMARAREHGVTVSFDVNHRAPLWDAATAAPALLELARTADIVLVGRDEAENLWGTATAAEARALLPEVAELIVKDGDIGATAFVGADEVFEPALVVEVVEPVGAGDAFAGGYLAGRLSGASVSERLRAGHERAARTLQTTTDSIDEPRARPR; encoded by the coding sequence GTGCCCCTGACTCTGCTCGCGATCGGCGAGACGATGGCGATGGTCACGCCCGTCGTGGCGGCGCCCGTCGCCGAGGCCGACGCGTTCCTGCTCGACGCCGGCGGCGCGGAGTCCAACGTCGCCGCGCACGTGGCCGCGTTCGGCCACCGGGCGGTGTGGTTCAGCCGCCTGGGCGACGACGCACTCGGCCGCCGCATCGCGCGCCAGCTCACCTCGCGTGGTGTCGACGTCTCACGCGTCGTGTTCGACGGCGCCCACCCCACGGGGCTGTACGTGAAGGATCCCGGCAACGGCGTCCTCTACTACCGCCGGGGTTCGGCGGCCGCGCACCTCGACGACGCTGATGCCGACGCCGTCTCGTTCGACGGCATCGACCTGCTGCACGTGTCGGGCATCACGGCCGCAATCTCGGCATCCGCCTCGTCCTTCCTCTCCCGCGTCATGGCGCGGGCGCGGGAGCACGGGGTTACCGTGTCGTTCGACGTCAACCACCGGGCGCCGCTGTGGGATGCCGCCACCGCCGCCCCCGCGCTGCTCGAGCTCGCTCGCACCGCAGACATCGTGCTGGTCGGCCGCGACGAGGCCGAGAACCTGTGGGGCACCGCGACCGCGGCCGAGGCGCGTGCGCTCCTGCCGGAGGTCGCGGAGCTCATCGTCAAGGACGGCGACATCGGCGCGACCGCGTTCGTCGGCGCCGATGAGGTCTTCGAACCGGCGCTGGTCGTCGAGGTCGTCGAGCCCGTGGGTGCCGGCGACGCCTTCGCCGGGGGGTACCTCGCCGGCCGCCTCTCCGGGGCGTCCGTGTCGGAACGACTGCGCGCGGGCCACGAGCGCGCCGCGCGCACGCTGCAGACCACCACCGACTCGATCGACGAGCCTCGCGCCCGCCCGCGATGA